Proteins encoded in a region of the Vicia villosa cultivar HV-30 ecotype Madison, WI linkage group LG5, Vvil1.0, whole genome shotgun sequence genome:
- the LOC131604511 gene encoding uncharacterized protein LOC131604511 yields MIWNTVRFDDNDCSTLLYMNSLIRTLYKVISKVLRNRNKKVIGMVILEHQTTFIVGRQILDGILIANELVDEAKRRKKELLMFKVDFEKVYDSVDSKFIDHVMGKMGFHDKWRRWIAECLKTSSALVLVNGSPIKEMRME; encoded by the coding sequence atGATATGGAACACAGTTAGATTTGATGATAATGACTGCAGTACCCTGTTGTATATGAATTCTCTCATTAGAACCCTCTACAAGGTGATTTCTAAGGTTCTTAGAAACAGAAATAAAAAAGTGATTGGCATGGTTATATTAGAGCATCAGACGACTTTCATAGTAGGTAGACAGATTTTGGACGGGATATTGATTGCTAATGAATTGGTGGATGAGgctaaaagaaggaaaaaagaattGCTAATGTTTAAAGTCGATTTCGAAAAAGTCTATGACTCGGTGGATTCGAAATTTATTGATCACGTGATGGGAAAGATGGGGTTCCATGATAAGTGGAGGAGGTGGATTGCTGAGTGCCTTAAAACATCATCAGCGCTAGTGCTCGTTAACGGCAGTCCGATTAAGGAAATGAGAATGGAGTGA
- the LOC131606501 gene encoding non-specific lipid-transfer protein 4-like, with amino-acid sequence MAGSMKLACVVLVMCMVAIAPMAEAAVSCGTVTADLGPCLTYLTGGPGPSPQCCGGVKKLLAAATTVPDKQAACNCLKSAAGSISKLNTNNAAALPGKCGVSIPYKISTSTNCNTIRF; translated from the exons atggCAGGAAGCATGAAGTTAGCATGTGTTGTTTTGGTGATGTGCATGGTAGCTATTGCGCCTATGGCAGAAGCTGCAGTCTCATGTGGAACTGTAACTGCTGATCTTGGTCCATGCCTTACTTATCTTACAGGTGGTCCTGGTCCTTCACCACAATGCTGTGGAGGAGTGAAGAAGCTTCTTGCTGCCGCCACCACCGTGCCTGATAAACAGGCTGCCTGTAACTGCTTGAAATCAGCAGCCGGTTCCATTTCAAAATTGAATACTAACAATGCTGCTGCTCTCCCAGGCAAATGTGGTGTTAGCATTCCTTACAAGATCAGTACCTCTACCAACTGTAATAC CATTAGGTTTTGA
- the LOC131606502 gene encoding non-specific lipid-transfer protein 4-like → MARSMKLACVALVMCMVAIAPMAEAAVSCGTVTADLGPCLTYLTGGPGPSPQCCGGVKKLLAAATTVPDKQAACNCLKSAAGSISKLNTNNAAALPGKCGVNIPYKISTSTNCNTIKF, encoded by the exons ATGGCAAGAAGCATGAAGTTAGCATGTGTTGCTTTGGTGATGTGCATGGTAGCTATTGCGCCTATGGCTGAAGCTGCAGTCTCATGTGGAACTGTAACTGCTGATCTTGGTCCATGCCTTACTTATCTTACAGGTGGTCCTGGTCCTTCACCACAGTGCTGTGGAGGAGTGAAGAAGCTTCTTGCTGCCGCCACCACCGTACCTGATAAACAGGCTGCCTGTAACTGCTTGAAATCAGCAGCCGGTTCTATCTCAAAATTGAATACTAACAATGCTGCTGCCCTCCCAGGCAAATGTGGTGTCAACATTCCTTACAAGATCAGTACCTCCACCAACTGTAACAC CATTAAGTTTTGA